ATACCCGAGCCGGACCTTGGATCGGTGCGGATTCGGGTGCAGGCGTGCGGCATCTGCCACAGCGATACGCTCACCAAGGAAGGAGCCTATCCGGGGATTCACTACCCGCGGGTGCCCGGCCACGAGGTCGCGGGAGTGATCGACTCGGTCGGAGCCGGCACTCCCGATTGGCAGCCGGGGCAGCGGGTGGGCGTAGGGTGGAATGGCGGATATTGCGGACACTGCGAGCCCTGCCGCCGAGGCGACCTCTTCGCCTGTGTGACTGGCAAGATCACCGGCATCACCTCGGATGGCGGCTACGCGGAGTACCTGATCGCGCCGGCCAGCGCGGTCGCGCGAATGCCGGCCGAGCTCTCGCCGGTCGAGGCCGCCCCCCTCATGTGTGCCGGCATCACCACCTTCAACGCCCTCCGGAACTCCGGCGCCCGCCCCGGTGACGTCGTTGCCGTGCTCGGCTTGGGCGGGCTCGGTCACCTGGCGGTCCAGTATGCCGCGAAGATGGGATTTCACACGGTCGGCATCGCGCGTGGCAAGGACAAGGAGCCGCTGGCCCGCCAGCTTGGGGCGGCGGTGTACATCGACAGCCAGGCGCAGGACCCGTCGGCGGAGCTGCTTCGTCTGGGCGGCGCCAAGGTCATTCTGGCGACGGTCACCAGCGGCGAGGCGATGGCCGCCGTGCAAGGCGGTCTCGCCGTCAACGGCACGCTGCTGATCCTCGGGGCGGCCCCCACGATGCAGGTCTCGCCCTTGTCGTTGCTGCGGGGTCGTCGGTCGATCAAGGGCTGGTATTCCGGGACGGCGATCGACTCCGAGGACACGCTCGCCTTCAGTGCGCGTAGCGGCGTCCGGTCGATGAATGAGACATTTCCGCTCGAGCGCACGTCCGAAGCGTACGACCGCATGATGAGTGGGAAAGCGCGCTTCCGGGTCGTGCTGGCGGTCGGCCGTTAGCCGTGGGCAGGTAAGACCGGCATCGAGCCCACATGAACGCCCGCGCGGGCACTCTCGCCTCCTATCGCGTCCTCCTGGACCAGCTCACCTCCTGGTTCGACCAGGCCCGCCGCGAGCACCCCGGCGTCATCCCCTGCCACGAGGGCTGCAGCGCCTGCTGTCACGGTCCGTTCGACATCTCCGTGGCCGACGCGGAGCTGATCCAAGCCGGTCTTCGCGACTTGCCCGAGGGCGAATGGCTGGAGGTGAGGCGTCGAGCCGAGGAGCTGGTCGGGCGGATGGAGGCGCTGGAACCTGGCTGGGGCGCCCCCCACGCCGTCGCCGACCTGGGTGAGGCCCGCTTCGACCGGCTGGCCGAATCCCTCGCGGCCGAGCCGTGCCCGCTGCTGGACCCGGCCGGCCGATGCCGGATCTATCACCACCGTCCCGTTGTCTGCCGGCTCATCGGGCTTGGCATGCGCACGCCGGCGGGCGGCACCATCGAAAACGCCTGCCCGATCCAGGACCGGTTTCCCGGCTACGCCGAGCTTCCGCCCGTTCGCTTCGATCTCGAGTCGTTCGAGGAGGTGGAGCGCGCCTGCCTGGTGCAGGCCGCCGGGCGCCGCCTGGGGGCGCCGGACCGCTGGGAGCAGGAGACCACCATCGCGGCGCTGATCGCCGATCTCCCCGCTACTCGCTCTCTTTGGCCCACTTGAAGAAGAGGACCCCGATCGCCAGGAAGAGGTAGAGATTGCCTGGCACCCACATGATGAGCCCGCCCAGCCGCTGGTCGTCCAGTGGTGAGAGCCCCCACGTCCCCGGCGTCACCGAGTACCAGGGATAGAGCACGGTGTCGCTCAGGGTGATGAGCGCAGCCACCAGCTGCATCGGTATCCCCACCAGAAAGAGGTACAGCATCCCCAGCCCATAGGGCAGCCGCGGTAGCTCGGCGATGGGGCTCATCACCGGCCACCAGAGCAGCGTGGCCGTCACCATGAACATCAGGTGGGTGACGATGTGCATGTCATGGTCCCGCATCATGAGGTCGTAGAACGGGGCCAGGTGCCACACGGCGATCGTCACCGTGAAGATGACCGCGGCCACCACCGGATGGGTGAGCACCCGCGCCACCCGCTGGACCGCGGGCGGACGTGCCAGGAGCTGCCACAGCCAGCCCGGGATCCCGGCAATCAGCAGCGGCGCGAACACCAGGGTAAGCAGCAGGTGCTGCACCATGTGCACGCTGAACAGGTAATAGTCGCTCAGGTCGTGCATCGGCCCGTTGAGCGCGCCGAGCAGCACCAGGAGGGCCGCCACGAAGCAGGCGAGCTGCCAGCGGGGCACGGGGGGTCCCAGGTTCCGCCGCCGGCGGAGGGGCCCGATGGCGTAAAAGTAGAAGGCACCGAGAAGCCCGGTGCCTATGAGAACGCTGGGGTGGAGCGCCCAGCTCCATTGGTAGGGGCCGCTGGGACGCGATCGTTCGTCCAGCAGCGCCGCCAGTGGCAGGAGCGTCAACCGCCCGACCGCGCGTAGGCGAAGTGGTATGCCATGAGCGCCATGAGCGCGAACACGATGATGGCCGCAATGATGAGCGGGAAGACGAACACGCCGGCAAAGAGCCGGCTGTCCTGCTTGAGGTGCATGTAGAACATCGCCACCAGCGCGAACTTGGCCGCGGAGAGAAGGAGCAGCAGTGGGACGAAGAACGGCTGGATCTGGGCGCCCATCGTGCCCGAGTGCTCGCCGTAGGTGAACTCGTAGAGCCCCACTTCCAGGGCGGTCAGGATGAAGAGGATGATGCCGATCTTGAGGTAGACCCCCGCCGATGGGTGCGAGTGCTCCTCGGCGGGAGCGGGTGTGGAGGCGTGCGCGTCCATGCCTTCGGCCCTCACTTGATCAGGTAGACGACGGGGAAGATCACCACCCAGACCACGTCCACGAAGTGCCAGTAGAGCGCGGCGATCTCCAGATTGAGCGACTTGGCGGGCGGAATCCGGCCGCGGAACGCCTCGATCCAGAGCGTGATGAGCCAGATCACCCCCAGCGTCACGTGGGTGCCGTGAAATCCGGTCAGGGTAAAGAAGCTGGCCCCGAACAGGTTGACCTTGAGCGTGAGTCCCTTGTGCACGAAATGGGTGAACTCGTACACCTGCATGCCCACGAAGAAGAGCCCGCAGACGATCGTGGCGGAGAGCCAGCCCAGCAGCGCCCGGCGGTTGCCTCGCTGGGCACCCGCCAGCGCCAGCACGATGAAGAGCGAGCTGAACAGCAGCAGCGCGGTGCCGAAGGTGACCAGCGGGATCTCGATGACACCCTCGATGACCTTCCCGTCGGGGAGCGTCACGTTGTGGGGGAACGGCGGAATCAGGTTCCGGCTCTTGTTCACCAGGTAATTCGAGATCAGCGTCGCGAAGAACAGGCACTCGGACCCGATGAAGGTCCAGATCGCCAGCTTCCGGCTGTCGAGCCCGGTGGAGGTCTCCAGGTGGAGCGCGTGCGCGTCGGACAAGATCGTTCTCCTGGTTCAGCCCGCGGGCTCGAAGGCCCAGTTGTACACCCCGAAGAACAGGATCGCTGCCCCGGCGATGATGCCCCAGGGACCCAGATGCTGGATCAGCAGCACCCCGGTCATCATGCCGACCAGCCCCACGGCCGCGATCAGTGGCCAGTACGATGGATTGGGCAGGTGGATCCCCGCGCCGCTCACCCGTGCCGGCTCCGGCAGGGTCCCGCCGCGCTCACGCTTGGCCTCCCACACCGGATCTCGCCCGCGCACCGTCGGCACCTCGGCGAAGTTCCACTCCTGCGGGGGCGACGGAATCGACCATTCCAGCGTGGCGCCGTTCCAGGGGTCGGCCGGCGCGTTTCGGGGACCGCGGGAGGTCTTGAAGATGTTCACCAGGAAGACCGCGAAGGAGAGCGCCAGGATGAACGCGCCCACTGTCTCCAACTGGTTCAGCTGCTCGAAGCCCAGGCCCTCGGGATAGGTGTAGACCCGGCGCGGCATGCCGTTGAGCCCCAGGATGTGCATCGGGAAGAAGGTCACGTTGAACCCGATGAGCATGAGCCAGAAGTGCAGCTTCCCGAGCGTCTCGTCCAGCACCCGGCCGGACATCTTGGGCCACCAGTAGTACGCCCCCGCGGTAAGGCCGAAGATGCTGCCGCCGAACAGCACGTAGTGGAAGTGCGCCACGATGAAGTAGGTGTCGTTCTGCTGGGTATCGGCCGGGGGGGACGCGTGCATCACGCCGGAGAGCCCGCCGATGATGAACATGGCGATGAACCCGACCGCGAAGTACATCGGCGTCCTGAACTGCAGAGAGCCGCCCCACATCGTCCCCAGCCAGTTGAATATCTTCACCCCCGTCGGGATGGCGATCAGCATGGTGGCGAGGGAGAAGAAGGTGTCCGCGATCGGGCCCATGCC
This Gemmatimonadales bacterium DNA region includes the following protein-coding sequences:
- a CDS encoding alcohol dehydrogenase is translated as MRVVQVSRPNGPFEIVERPIPEPDLGSVRIRVQACGICHSDTLTKEGAYPGIHYPRVPGHEVAGVIDSVGAGTPDWQPGQRVGVGWNGGYCGHCEPCRRGDLFACVTGKITGITSDGGYAEYLIAPASAVARMPAELSPVEAAPLMCAGITTFNALRNSGARPGDVVAVLGLGGLGHLAVQYAAKMGFHTVGIARGKDKEPLARQLGAAVYIDSQAQDPSAELLRLGGAKVILATVTSGEAMAAVQGGLAVNGTLLILGAAPTMQVSPLSLLRGRRSIKGWYSGTAIDSEDTLAFSARSGVRSMNETFPLERTSEAYDRMMSGKARFRVVLAVGR
- a CDS encoding YkgJ family cysteine cluster protein, translating into MNARAGTLASYRVLLDQLTSWFDQARREHPGVIPCHEGCSACCHGPFDISVADAELIQAGLRDLPEGEWLEVRRRAEELVGRMEALEPGWGAPHAVADLGEARFDRLAESLAAEPCPLLDPAGRCRIYHHRPVVCRLIGLGMRTPAGGTIENACPIQDRFPGYAELPPVRFDLESFEEVERACLVQAAGRRLGAPDRWEQETTIAALIADLPATRSLWPT
- a CDS encoding cytochrome c oxidase assembly protein: MTLLPLAALLDERSRPSGPYQWSWALHPSVLIGTGLLGAFYFYAIGPLRRRRNLGPPVPRWQLACFVAALLVLLGALNGPMHDLSDYYLFSVHMVQHLLLTLVFAPLLIAGIPGWLWQLLARPPAVQRVARVLTHPVVAAVIFTVTIAVWHLAPFYDLMMRDHDMHIVTHLMFMVTATLLWWPVMSPIAELPRLPYGLGMLYLFLVGIPMQLVAALITLSDTVLYPWYSVTPGTWGLSPLDDQRLGGLIMWVPGNLYLFLAIGVLFFKWAKESE
- a CDS encoding cytochrome C oxidase subunit IV family protein, with the protein product MDAHASTPAPAEEHSHPSAGVYLKIGIILFILTALEVGLYEFTYGEHSGTMGAQIQPFFVPLLLLLSAAKFALVAMFYMHLKQDSRLFAGVFVFPLIIAAIIVFALMALMAYHFAYARSGG
- a CDS encoding cytochrome c oxidase subunit 3, with the protein product MSDAHALHLETSTGLDSRKLAIWTFIGSECLFFATLISNYLVNKSRNLIPPFPHNVTLPDGKVIEGVIEIPLVTFGTALLLFSSLFIVLALAGAQRGNRRALLGWLSATIVCGLFFVGMQVYEFTHFVHKGLTLKVNLFGASFFTLTGFHGTHVTLGVIWLITLWIEAFRGRIPPAKSLNLEIAALYWHFVDVVWVVIFPVVYLIK
- a CDS encoding cbb3-type cytochrome c oxidase subunit I produces the protein PEVYILVLPAFGIISEVLPVFSRKPLFGYAAMVFSGAFIAFLGFGVWSHHMFTTGMGPIADTFFSLATMLIAIPTGVKIFNWLGTMWGGSLQFRTPMYFAVGFIAMFIIGGLSGVMHASPPADTQQNDTYFIVAHFHYVLFGGSIFGLTAGAYYWWPKMSGRVLDETLGKLHFWLMLIGFNVTFFPMHILGLNGMPRRVYTYPEGLGFEQLNQLETVGAFILALSFAVFLVNIFKTSRGPRNAPADPWNGATLEWSIPSPPQEWNFAEVPTVRGRDPVWEAKRERGGTLPEPARVSGAGIHLPNPSYWPLIAAVGLVGMMTGVLLIQHLGPWGIIAGAAILFFGVYNWAFEPAG